A stretch of Betaproteobacteria bacterium DNA encodes these proteins:
- a CDS encoding TRAM domain-containing protein, with amino-acid sequence QVDREVSLARLARLQAKIDEQAQAVSRAMVGTVQRVLVEGPSRKRAAELAARTDNNRVVNFIGPARLVDAFVEVTITEALPHSLRGALLSPAAP; translated from the coding sequence CAGGTCGATCGCGAAGTGAGTCTCGCGCGTCTGGCGCGTCTGCAGGCGAAAATCGACGAGCAGGCGCAGGCCGTGAGCCGCGCGATGGTCGGCACGGTGCAGCGCGTGCTGGTCGAGGGTCCGTCGCGCAAGCGGGCAGCCGAACTTGCCGCACGCACCGACAACAATCGCGTCGTGAACTTCATCGGGCCAGCGCGACTGGTGGATGCTTTCGTCGAGGTGACGATCACCGAAGCGCTGCCGCACTCGCTGCGTGGCGCACTGCTTTCCCCCGCGGCCCCCTGA